A part of Capsicum annuum cultivar UCD-10X-F1 unplaced genomic scaffold, UCD10Xv1.1 ctg5499, whole genome shotgun sequence genomic DNA contains:
- the LOC124893171 gene encoding E3 ubiquitin-protein ligase MIB2-like isoform X1, producing MDLTYNAAVEGNISNGDFSLAEYLERDEENGYQVTPTGNIILHAAAHYGCSHFVAEVLKITPALLCHQNKKNETALQIAANEGHIEVVHLLLSIEEHYKEKLMRMTDENGDTALHKAVRSRHQDVARLLVKEDLEFEFPSNKARETPLYLVAESGLRETLIEILNSCKQPTSSAGPLNRTPLHAAVIQEHTVLFCFGLFFLELRVYWKQPLCDCARLLMQWNKSLCEEPDVGGWNSLYFASLLGLKEVVSDMLGGKNP from the exons ATGGATCTAACGTACAATGCTGCGGTGGAAGGCAATATCAGTAATGGAGATTTTTCACTTGCTGAATATCTGGAAAGGGATGAAGAAAATGGGTACCAAGTCACTCCAACGGGTAACATAATATTACACGCGGCAGCCCATTATGGCTGCTCCCATTTCGTTGCAGAAGTCCTTAAGATTACTCCGGCATTGTTATGCCATCAAAACAAAAAGAATGAGACTGCACTTCAAATAGCAGCTAATGAAGGTCACATCGAAGTAGTCCACTTGCTACTTAGTATAGAGGAGCATTATAAGGAGAAACTCATGAGAATGACAGATGAGAATGGAGATACAGCCCTGCACAAGGCCGTGAGGAGCCGACATCAAGATGTAGCCAGACTCTTAGTGAAAGAAGATCTTGAATTCGAATTTCCATCCAACAAGGCCCGGGAGACACCACTGTATCTGGTAGCTGAGTCTGGTCTTCGTGAAACTTTGATTGAAATCTTGAACTCCTGTAAGCAACCAACTTCTTCTGCAGGTCCATTAAATCGAACACCTCTGCATGCAGCAGTAATTCAGGAACACACGG tacTGTTCTGCTTTGGACTGTTTTTTCTTGAGCTTagagtctattggaaacagcctctctgtg ATTGTGCGAGATTGCTAATGCAATGGAATAAATCTTTGTGTGAGGAACCTGACGTGGGGGGTTGGAATTCACTGTACTTTGCTTCTCTTTTAGGATTGAAAGAAGTAGTTTCCGATATGCTGGGTGGAAAAAATCCTTAG
- the LOC124893171 gene encoding E3 ubiquitin-protein ligase MIB2-like isoform X2, translating to MDLTYNAAVEGNISNGDFSLAEYLERDEENGYQVTPTGNIILHAAAHYGCSHFVAEVLKITPALLCHQNKKNETALQIAANEGHIEVVHLLLSIEEHYKEKLMRMTDENGDTALHKAVRSRHQDVARLLVKEDLEFEFPSNKARETPLYLVAESGLRETLIEILNSCKQPTSSAGPLNRTPLHAAVIQEHTVLFCFGLFFLELRVYWKQPLCGKIVRDC from the exons ATGGATCTAACGTACAATGCTGCGGTGGAAGGCAATATCAGTAATGGAGATTTTTCACTTGCTGAATATCTGGAAAGGGATGAAGAAAATGGGTACCAAGTCACTCCAACGGGTAACATAATATTACACGCGGCAGCCCATTATGGCTGCTCCCATTTCGTTGCAGAAGTCCTTAAGATTACTCCGGCATTGTTATGCCATCAAAACAAAAAGAATGAGACTGCACTTCAAATAGCAGCTAATGAAGGTCACATCGAAGTAGTCCACTTGCTACTTAGTATAGAGGAGCATTATAAGGAGAAACTCATGAGAATGACAGATGAGAATGGAGATACAGCCCTGCACAAGGCCGTGAGGAGCCGACATCAAGATGTAGCCAGACTCTTAGTGAAAGAAGATCTTGAATTCGAATTTCCATCCAACAAGGCCCGGGAGACACCACTGTATCTGGTAGCTGAGTCTGGTCTTCGTGAAACTTTGATTGAAATCTTGAACTCCTGTAAGCAACCAACTTCTTCTGCAGGTCCATTAAATCGAACACCTCTGCATGCAGCAGTAATTCAGGAACACACGG tacTGTTCTGCTTTGGACTGTTTTTTCTTGAGCTTagagtctattggaaacagcctctctgtggtaag ATTGTGCGAGATTGCTAA